A single window of Plasmodium reichenowi strain SY57 chromosome 12, whole genome shotgun sequence DNA harbors:
- a CDS encoding hypothetical protein (conserved Plasmodium protein, unknown function) yields the protein MIGKIFDNAFRIRTYNRFVCFLIGGTFAYSFSNPDMDTVYDLFPIFKQNKYAYLTFLEVNEKHSNVFEERLKDLCRFYQKQPGYLYTKIIKRIDNINDISKYIVISTWIKSENYLLACNRMYGQILINKIQNYAKYNSYLYRIVVDDSDYLPPI from the coding sequence atgatagGTAAAATATTCGATAATGCCTTTCGTATAAGGACATACAACAGATTTGTATGCTTTTTGATTGGAGGCACTTTTGCTTATAGTTTTTCTAACCCTGATATGGATACAGTATATGACCTCTTCCCTATttttaaacaaaataaatatgcTTATTTAACATTTCTAGAGGTAAATGAAAAACATAGTAATGTTTTTGAAGAGAGATTAAAAGATTTATGTAGGTTTTATCAAAAACAACCAGGTTATctatatacaaaaattattaaacGAATCGATAACATTAACGATATtagtaaatatattgttatatcGACGTGGATAAAAAGTGAAAATTATCTTTTAGCATGTAATAGAATGTATGGacaaattttaattaataaaatacaaaattatGCTAAATACAATTCTTACTTATATAGAATAGTTGTAGATGACTCAGACTATCTTCCCCCAATttga
- a CDS encoding hypothetical protein (conserved Plasmodium protein, unknown function) produces MKIIFIVYILISTFSWKSILSYRRLKDINNMDGIPQGFSKNKQINFHELRSNANKDKEKAYTYEISEWIIMINPRNAKTHTGKIRSIEIYSMTYPYEQLEVFKEKLKGPKKKKKKKKKKKKLIYIFKKYMYR; encoded by the exons atgaagataatattcatcgtatatattcttataagTACCTTTTCTTGGAAATctatattatcatatagAAGATTAAAAGACATTAACAATATGGATGGCATACCCCAAGGTTTCAGCAAGAACAAACAG ATTAACTTCCATGAATTGAGATCCAATGCCAACAAGGATAAGGAAAAAGCg tatACTTATGAAATCAGTGAATGgattattatgataaatcCAAGAAATGCAAAAACACATACTGGAAAAATACGCAGTATTGAAATTTATTCTATGACATATCCTTATGAACAGTTGGAAGTTTTTAAGGAGAAATTAAAAGgaccaaaaaaaaaaaaaaaaaaaaaaaaaaaaaaaaaaaaacttatatatattttcaaaaaatatatgtatagaTAG
- a CDS encoding putative membrane protein (conserved Plasmodium membrane protein, unknown function), giving the protein MDMEIKEFDKLSGFRIQCTKDLLLKGSLSAIVGMILGIMCSLIVNCTLVEVSLSRFFSMYFGILFIVVGMIIFWRLNANVTDEAEGRKNQLMILSGLIIFSGILCFFFDRSWLFSLSPLTKVPIYCILGISISFALTFSLIDLINYLIGFIQGSITRPLIESVAQVYMILLFTITMGGIFGFIFGLLDVEDESSHHIRLALMKAENCCFPLGAVLGGIAGFGNEVFRQQSEAYKIENVTEFDDEV; this is encoded by the exons ATGGATATGGAAATTAAAGAATTTGATAAGTTATCTGGTTTTCGTATACAATGTACCAAGGATTTACTTTTGAAGGGAAGTTTAAGTGCCATAGTTGGTATGATACTTGGCATAATGTGTTCTTTGATTGTAAACTGTACACTGGTTGAGGTTTCTTTATCACGATTTTTTTCTATG tattttggtatattatttattgtaGTTGgtatgataattttttggAGATTAAATGCCAATGTGACTGATGAAGCAGAAGGTCGTAAAAATCAACTTATGATCTTATCAGGACTG ataattttttctgGTATTCtttgctttttttttgatcGCTCTTGgcttttttctttatcacCCTTGACAAAAGTGCCCATATATTGTATCTTGGGAATTAGTATATCTTTTGCCTTAACATTTAGTTTAATCGATTTGATAAACTACCTAATAGGTTTTATACAGGGGTCCATAACAAGACCGCTCATTGAGTCAGTTGCCCAa gtatatatgatattacTCTTCACCATTACCATGGGTGGAATATTTGGTTTTATATTTGGATTATTAGATGTAGAAGATGAATCGTCTCATCATATTCGCTTAGCTTTGATGAAAGCTGAAAATTGTTGTTTTCCTCTCGGAGCAGTTTTAGGAGGGATA gCCGGATTTGGTAATGAAGTTTTTAGACAACAAAGTGAAGCATACAAAATAGAAAATGTGACCGAATTTGACGATGAAGTGTGa
- a CDS encoding hypothetical protein (conserved Plasmodium protein, unknown function), translating into MNISNSSKNTFISDENNVTYEDDYNETDNNKDEADDRNTLIHVLHSYEDFQKKNLNYGKVNPYKKKETQLSKIKKNLVRLLSSNDITIHKSNSEQIKGNKKKKMENIKFLTSRAAMWYQVEKNDDPDYDLKLESSKKKNFVYITMNYINIFMNDLLNDKRGMTYIATFMIVLSIIITSISGFITLYNNNINHYNNHNNHKYHNINSSNNNNNNNNNTINSNAFFNTNEQYFKNLDEKKNWNLNMSRNNYDDINQYMNYTALQIKRGNDQENYKKYNEEIFEILEQLKKEINENKNIKSSEKIQNENKKDDKLNIYEIRLNIEKKINELENNIINNNKNSDSFKSNLIKEFENFKNIFHDNYEKFQTQFKDYTNIVNNIKSVIHNKDTFINNIQKTFTQNQVDIKNNLTSHIENEKKELLQKINELQSQVKVMEWNFLKQENLYKGMKQNLLKILGQNKLNTIDNNNNNNNNNNIYDADNDSYGDDYDDDYDDEWFGENKNILMGPPIDMDKKKKKQQNENNKNNKNYSNHRFSHNYMPHHISKDIHSNEIESLYTQNDFKELLNVINDIKEQINMLQEKNLNSKNYLDDTFLQMEEKILKNAEYKIKYYLEIYKKDILNEITESKVIYNEEKFKSLTLKHERLQADLLKNINNQIKVQSKLIKDDISKSIHFMMEQKKGKHNYNNINNNNISTSSGSNNNNNNNKIIYSDHLEIIQKKVDELYNEFILDYNEIDWALESLGAKIVYKMTSSPLNRNDFIEKFLNQIASFLPSEEIYGMIKPMGKDPAIVLKPTNFPGDCFSFKGNHGKITIHLPATIDITSISIQHVHENISNNSNATPKYFSVYGMVDLNWPEQFEENDINYDDFKNSSLYSCLHSTYGNIIQPNEILQRWLKDNKQPNLIHIGDFYFDRKKRIATYPTKSCFPMKRIIFEFTENYGASYTCVYRLKVHGKRCIRKFK; encoded by the exons ATGAACATAAGCAACAGTAGTAAGAATACGTTCATATCGgatgaaaataatgtaaCATATGAAGATGATTATAACGAGAcagataataataaggatgAGGCTGACGATAGGAACACATTAATACATGTATTACATAGTTATGAAGATTTtcagaaaaaaaatctGAATTATGGAAAAGTAAAtccatataaaaaaaaagaaacccaattaagtaaaataaaaaagaatcTTGTACGTTTATTATCAAGTAATGATATAACAATTCATAAATCTAATAGTGAACAAATAAAaggtaataaaaaaaaaaaaatggaaaatataaaatttttaacAAGTAGAGCAGCTATGTGGTATCAGgttgaaaaaaatgatgatccagattatgatttaaaattagaaagttctaaaaagaaaaactttgtatatataacaatgaattatataaatatatttatgaatgatttattaaatgataaaagAGGTATGACATATATAGCAACTTTTATGATTGTATTATcaataattataacatCTATATCAGGATTTATTACactatataataataatataaaccattacaataatcataataatcataaatatcataatattaacagtagcaataataataataataataataataacactattaatagtaatgcattttttaatactaatgaacaatattttaaaaatttagatgaaaaaaagaactggaatttaaatatgtccagaaataattatgatgatattaatcaatatatgaattatacTGCCTTGCAAATAAAAAGAGGAAATGATCAAGAAAATTACAAAAAGtataatgaagaaatttttgaaatattagaacaactaaaaaaagaaatcaatgaaaataaaaatataaaaagttCAGAAAAGatacaaaatgaaaataaaaaagatgataaattaaatatttatgaaattaggttaaatatagaaaagaaaataaatgaattagaaaataatatcattaataataataaaaatagtgattcatttaaaagtaatttaattaaagaatttgaaaatttcaaaaatatatttcatgataattatgaaaaatttcAAACACAATTTAAAgattatacaaatattgttaataatataaaaagtgttatacataataaagacacttttataaataatattcaaaaaaCATTTACACAAAATCAAGTcgatataaaaaataatttaacTAGTCATAttgaaaatgaaaagaaagaattattacaaaaaataaatgaactACAATCACAAGTTAAAGTTATGGAATGGAATTTCTTGAAACaagaaaatttatataaaggcatgaaacaaaatttattaaaaattttaggtcaaaacaaattaaatactattgataataataataataataataataataataacatatatgaTGCAGATAATGATAGTTATGGTGACgattatgatgatgattatgatgatgaatGGTTTGGagagaataaaaatatcttAATGGGACCCCCTATAGATATggataagaaaaaaaaaaaacaacaaaatgaaaacaacaaaaataataagaattatTCTAATCATAGATTTAGCCATAATTATATGCCTCATCATATTAGTAAAGATATTCATTCAAATGAAATAGAATCATTATACACACAAAATGATTTTAAAGAACTATTAAATGTAATTAATGATATTAAAGAACAAATTAATATGttacaagaaaaaaatttaaattcaaaaaattatttagaCGACACTTTTCTACAAAtggaagaaaaaattttaaaaaacgctgaatataaaattaaatacTATTTAgagatatataaaaaagatatattaaatgaaattaCAGAATCgaaagtaatatataatgaagaaaaatttaaaagTTTAACTTTAAAACATGAAAGGTTACAAGCAGAtttgttaaaaaatattaataaccAAATAAAGGTCCAATCAAAATTGATTAAAGATGATATAAGTAAATCAATACATTTTATGATGgaacaaaaaaaaggaaaacataattataataatataaataataataatattagtaCTAGTAGTggtagtaataataataataataataataaaattatatattccgACCATTTAgaaattatacaaaaaaaagtagatgaattatataatgaattcATATTAGATTATAACGAAATTGATTGGGCACTTGAATCTTTAGGTGCaaaaattgtatataaaatgacAAGTTCACCATTAAATAGAAATGATTTTATAGAAAAATTCCTTAATCAAATTGCTTCATTTTTACCATCAGAAGAAATATACGGAATGATAAAGCCTATGGGGAAAGACCCAGCTATTGTATTAAAACCAACGAATTTTCCAGGTGACtgtttttcatttaaagGTAATCATGGGAAAATAACAATCCATTTACCAGCTACAATTGATATTACATCTATATCTATTCAACATGTACATGAAAATATTAGTAACAATTCAAACGCTACTCCAAAATATTTCTCTGTATATGGTATGGTTGATTTAAATTGGCCTGAACAATTTGAGgaaaatgatattaatTATGATGATTTTAAAAATAGCTCTCTATATTCATGCTTACATTCTACTTATggaaatataatacaacCTAATGAAATTTTACAAAGGTGGTTAAAAGACAATAAACAGCCAAATCTAATACATATTGGTGATTTCTATTTTgatagaaaaaaaagaatagCAACATATCCCACCAAGTCATGTTTCCCAATGAAAAG GATAATTTTCGAATTTACAGAAAATTATGGTGCTTCCTACACATGTGTCTACAGATTAAAAGTTCACGGAAAGCGATGTAtaagaaaatttaaataa
- a CDS encoding peptidyl-prolyl cis-trans isomerase, whose translation MLYKSLKASTIIGRKCFHWWNNLPITWKVGIACSVLFPPLWNYNERRKAKEKQIFYNKSIRDYVFFDIAIENKYVGRVLIGLYSDQVPLSTENFIQLAEGYQIKDKYIGYRNTSIHKIYPGIGLVGGNVLNDKEGLSIYGKKFPDENFDMEFVQDGDVALFNEGPHSNSSQFIITFAPMPILHKHNVVIGTVLKGMNIIRMIENVGTKLGHPMYNVRIVNCGLYKGLEKDGPPFFNFTEIIEKNKEHLISKKEFEKLSKDQRQSLLNDSNNTEKKKKQAL comes from the coding sequence ATGCTTTATAAAAGTTTGAAAGCAAGTACAATCATTGGTAGAAAATGTTTTCATTGGTGGAATAATTTGCCCATAACGTGGAAAGTGGGTATTGCTTGTTCGGTACTTTTTCCACCTTTATGGAATTATAATGAAAGAAGAAAAgcaaaagaaaaacaaatattttataataaatctATTAGAgattatgtattttttgACATTGcaatagaaaataaatatgttgGTAGGGTCTTGATCGGATTATATTCTGATCAAGTACCATTATCAACTGAAAATTTTATACAGCTAGCTGAAGGATATcaaataaaagataaatatataggATATCGTAATACATcaatacataaaatatatccTGGTATTGGTTTAGTAGGAGGAAATGttttaaatgataaagaaGGCTTAAGtatatatggaaaaaaGTTTCCTGATGAAAATTTCGATATGGAATTTGTTCAAGATGGTGACGTTGCATTATTTAATGAAGGACCTCATAGTAATTCTTCacaatttattattacatttgCTCCCATGCCTATATTACATAAACATAATGTTGTCATTGGTACTGTTTTGAAAGGTATGAATATAATTCGTATGATTGAAAATGTAGGAACAAAATTAGGACATCCTATGTATAATGTTAGAATAGTTAATTGCGGTTTATATAAAGGATTAGAAAAGGATGGACCTCCATTCTTCAATTTTACTGAaattattgaaaaaaataaggaaCATTTAATATCCAAGAAAGAATTTGAAAAGTTATCGAAAGATCAGAGACAATCTCTGTTGAACGATTCAAATAATAcagaaaagaaaaaaaaacaagCTTTATAA
- a CDS encoding 10 kDa chaperonin, with product MSSTITRKFIPLMDRILISKIVPKTTTKSGLFLPESATEPSYTGKVLAVGPGRVTSNGTKISPSVKEGDVVVLPEYGGSSLKIDGEEFFVYRDDDIIGIIKDE from the exons ATG agTTCTACTATAACTAGAAAATTTATTCCGTTGATGGATAGAATTTTAATAAGTAAAATAGTACCAAAAACTACTACAAAGTCGGGACTATTTTTACCAGAAAGCGCAACTGAACCATCATACACAGGAAag GTATTAGCTGTTGGTCCTGGAAGAGTAACTAGTAATGGTACCAAAATATCACCAAGTGTAAAAGAAGGAGATGTTGTTGTTTTACCTGAATATGGTGGTTCCTCTTTAAAAATTGATGGAGAAgaattttttgtttatagAGATGATGATATAATTGGTATCATAAAAGACgaataa
- a CDS encoding hypothetical protein (conserved Plasmodium protein, unknown function) has product MNDNKGFSKDEQTRIYKILLLTYCNKISTYQNEIKNISLNNIISSLNEGCENEHMLNDHVKSQHYFIDTLVKSNENHEFLNSINNLIQEEVKKKNDKKDDAAHNIANTNEDNNNNNNNNNNNNININNSGTNVGQGNNNNTTNDNNPRNQRTIFNNYIMELMERSHMFLLIKIFFVLFLFEVNVKMYFIVSGMFILYNRGFFDLIINNLNFVSSNDSIEQVLRRMSESRNLNNSISLNENVNEFVEGNIQNVEQTSISNDITSHQQNNINDSFITGEDKITDSGEYVDLKKISGEINNEHILDYINNIDNINNNMNYYNKDICVDNKLNDDKDLMDFLNIKCSDKEDDSPMDESINEPNVEVEQTNKTKILKNIDNVEYNNNVEYNNNDEYNNKDVYNNIDEYNNKDAYNNNDEYNNNDVYNNNDAYNNNNNNNTYNINNVNDIVKKRFLLFKKKKIEKVNESELDSSKKKIPHDDEFDYPDTKTNENINEPNNCYNKGKDKNVCPAKDTNEYFNNTDENVLHNGKNGINSNLRKRKNNNLNDSSTTFNHVLNNSISEFINSDDEVAALISDPIENNATNTEPKEEQNTTETKQNDKENNTDNNTRRKPTKLEKYIYQSVVMFFMTLLPWWVPDVAYLEE; this is encoded by the coding sequence ATGAATGATAACAAAGGTTTTTCAAAAGATGAACAAACAcgtatttataaaatactTCTTTTAACATACtgtaataaaatatctacttatcaaaatgaaataaaaaatatttctcttaataatataatatcttcTTTAAATGAAGGTTGTGAAAATGAGCATATGTTAAATGATCATGTGAAATCTCaacattattttattgaCACATTAGTAAAATCAAATGAAAATCACGAATTCTTGAAtagtattaataatttaatacaAGAAGAagtaaaaaagaaaaacgATAAGAAAGATGATGCTGCGCATAATATAGCCAATACAAATGAAGataacaacaacaataataataataataataataataatatcaatataaataatagtGGTACTAATGTAGGACaaggaaataataataacactacaaatgataataatcCTAGAAATCAACGAactatttttaataattatattatggAACTTATGGAAAGATCacatatgtttttattaattaaaatattttttgttctctttttatttgaaGTTAATGTAAAGATGTATTTTATTGTCTCTGGAAtgttcattttatataatagaggattttttgatttaataattaataatttaaattttgttTCTAGTAATGATTCCATAGAACAAGTATTAAGAAGAATGAGCGAATCAAGGAATCTGAATAATAGTATAAGTCtaaatgaaaatgtaaACGAATTTGTAGAAGgtaatatacaaaatgtTGAACAAACTAGTATATCAAATGATATCACAAGTCAtcaacaaaataatattaatgatagTTTTATAACAGGTGAAGATAAAATAACGGATAGTGGGGAGTATGttgatttaaaaaaaatttctggtgaaattaataatgaacatattttagattatataaataatatagataatataaataacaatatgaaTTATTACAATAAGGATATATGTGTAGATaacaaattaaatgatgataaagaTTTAATggattttttaaatattaaatgtaGTGATAAGGAAGATGATTCCCCCATGGATGAAAGTATAAATGAACCAAACGTGGAAGTTGAGCAAACAAACAAGAcgaaaattttaaaaaatatagataatgttgaatataataataatgttgaatataataataatgatgaatataataataaggatgtatataataatattgatgaatataataataaagatgcatataataataatgatgaatataataataatgatgtatataataataatgatgcatataataataataataacaataatacttataatattaataatgttaATGATATTGTTAAAAAACGATTCCTTctatttaaaaagaaaaaaatagaaaaagTAAATGAATCTGAATTGGATagttcaaaaaaaaaaattcctCACGATGATGAATTTGATTATCCAGATACCAaaacaaatgaaaatataaatgaacCTAATAATTGTTATAATAAAGGGAAAGACAAAAATGTGTGTCCTGCAAAAGATacaaatgaatattttaataatacaGATGAAAATGTACTTCATAATGGAAAAAATGGTATAAATTCAAatttaagaaaaagaaaaaataataatctaAATGATAGCTCAACAACATTTAATCACGTCTTAAATAATAGTATTAGtgaatttataaattcaGATGATGAAGTGGCTGCACTTATATCTGATCCTATTGAAAACAATGCAACTAATACTGAACCAAAAGAAGAACAAAATACAACAGaaacaaaacaaaatgataaagaaaataatacaGACAACAATACTAGAAGAAAACCAACCaaattagaaaaatatatttatcagTCAGTTGTCATGTTTTTTATGACTCTTTTACCGTGGTGGGTACCAGATGTTGCCTATTTAGAGGAgtaa
- a CDS encoding hypothetical protein (conserved Plasmodium protein, unknown function), whose protein sequence is MEDSFNLIDKNNLDEETTNIKNENMKYMESHPELKDLLNDFISSILLHTPDDIFKYANEYFSNFKKKTN, encoded by the exons ATGGAAGACAGTTTTAATTTGATAGATAAAAACAATCTTGATGAAGAAACA AcaaacataaaaaatgaaaatatgaaatatatgGAATCTCATCCAGAACTTAAAGATTTGCTGAACGATTTTATTTCCTCAATTTTATTGCATACTCca gatgatatttttaaatatgcaaatgaatatttttcaaattttaaaaagaaaactAATTAA